Proteins from a genomic interval of Staphylococcus debuckii:
- a CDS encoding TetR/AcrR family transcriptional regulator, giving the protein MDRRVRRTTKSISSAFIQLLKTYSIEEITIQQIADEADINRATFYKYYTDKYHLLTALEDNEIQNIKKHINYNALSTFRERNEKSLNDLFNGVSQNIVEIILKNIELYEVLFNMKRKSAIEDKLSETIAQNLTTILNNEKNINTIPYRYFHCFIAGAIISTIKFWVLDPDRISKEALINSLYLLMYKGPLGQLLDEVSSGNLK; this is encoded by the coding sequence ATGGATCGCAGAGTCAGACGTACCACAAAATCAATCAGCAGTGCATTTATTCAATTGCTTAAAACTTATTCGATAGAGGAAATAACTATTCAACAGATAGCTGACGAAGCAGATATCAATAGAGCGACATTTTATAAGTATTATACAGATAAGTACCATTTATTAACCGCATTAGAAGACAATGAAATTCAAAACATCAAAAAACATATAAATTATAATGCACTATCTACATTTAGAGAAAGAAATGAAAAAAGTTTGAATGACTTATTTAATGGTGTCTCTCAAAATATAGTTGAAATTATACTTAAGAATATTGAGTTATATGAAGTTTTATTTAATATGAAAAGAAAGAGTGCTATCGAAGATAAATTGTCTGAAACTATAGCACAAAATTTAACTACTATATTGAACAATGAAAAAAACATCAATACTATTCCCTATAGATATTTTCATTGTTTTATAGCAGGCGCTATTATTTCCACTATTAAATTTTGGGTGCTTGATCCTGACAGAATATCTAAAGAAGCGCTTATTAATAGTTTATATTTATTAATGTACAAAGGACCTTTAGGACAGTTATTAGATGAAGTGTCTTCTGGAAACTTAAAGTAA